In Hyperolius riggenbachi isolate aHypRig1 chromosome 10, aHypRig1.pri, whole genome shotgun sequence, a genomic segment contains:
- the LOC137536908 gene encoding histone H2A type 2-B, whose product MSGRGKQGGKARAKAKTRSSRAGLQFPVGRVHRLLRKGNYAERVGAGAPVYLAAVLEYLTAEILELAGNAARDNKKTRIIPRHLQLAVRNDEELNKLLGGVTIAQGGVLPNIQAVLLPKKTESHKAAKSK is encoded by the coding sequence ATGTCTGGAAGAGGCAAACAAGGCGGCAAGGCCCGTGCTAAGGCCAAGACTCGCTCCTCCCGGGCCGGGCTGCAGTTCCCAGTCGGCCGTGTTCACCGTCTGCTGAGGAAGGGCAACTATGCGGAGCGGGTGGGGGCCGGAGCTCCGGTCTATCTGGCCGCAGTGCTGGAGTATCTGACCGCTGAGATCCTGGAGCTGGCTGGCAACGCCGCCCGGGACAACAAGAAGACCCGCATCATCCCCCGCCACTTGCAGCTGGCCGTGCGCAACGACGAGGAGCTCAACAAGCTGCTGGGTGGGGTGACCATCGCCCAGGGGGGCGTCCTGCCCAACATCCAGGccgtgctgctgcccaagaagaCCGAGAGCCACAAGGCCGCCAAGAGCAAGTAA
- the LOC137534797 gene encoding histone H3 encodes MARTKQTARKSTGGKAPRKQLATKAARKSAPATGGVKKPHRYRPGTVALREIRRYQKSTELLIRKLPFQRLVREIAQDFKTDLRFQSSAVMALQEASEAYLVGLFEDTNLCAIHAKRVTIMPKDIQLARRIRGERA; translated from the coding sequence ATGGCCAGAACCAAGCAGACCGCCCGCAAGTCCACCGGAGGGAAAGCTCCCCGCAAGCAGCTGGCCACCAAAGCCGCCCGGAAGAGCGCCCCGGCCACCGGAGGAGTGAAGAAGCCTCACCGCTACCGGCCCGGTACAGTGGCTCTCCGAGAGATCCGCCGCTACCAGAAATCCACCGAGCTGCTGATCCGCAAGCTGCCCTTCCAGCGCCTGGTGCGGGAGATCGCCCAGGACTTCAAGACCGACCTGCGCTTCCAGAGCTCGGCCGTCATGGCTCTGCAGGAGGCCAGCGAGGCTTATCTGGTGGGGCTTTTCGAGGACACCAACCTGTGCGCCATCCACGCCAAGAGGGTCACCATCATGCCCAAAGACATCCAGCTGGCCCGCAGGATCCGCGGCGAGAGGGCATAA
- the LOC137536907 gene encoding histone H4, whose translation MSGRGKGGKGLGKGGAKRHRKVLRDNIQGITKPAIRRLARRGGVKRISGLIYEETRGVLKVFLENVIRDAVTYTEHAKRKTVTAMDVVYALKRQGRTLYGFGG comes from the coding sequence ATGTCTGGCCGAGGAAAGGGCGGGAAGGGACTCGGGAAAGGAGGCGCCAAGCGGCACCGGAAGGTGCTCCGGGATAACATCCAGGGCATCACTAAGCCCGCCATCCGCCGCCTGGCCCGCAGAGGGGGTGTCAAGCGCATCTCCGGCCTCATCTATGAGGAGACCCGCGGAGTGCTGAAGGTTTTCCTGGAGAACGTCATCCGGGACGCCGTCACCTACACCGAGCACGCCAAGAGGAAGACTGTCACCGCCATGGATGTGGTGTACGCCCTTAAGCGCCAGGGACGCACCCTCTACGGATTCGGGGGCTAA
- the LOC137534792 gene encoding histone H1A-like, translated as MAETAPAAAPPAAEPAAKKKQTKKAAAGGGAKKASKKPSGPAVSELILKAVSASKERSGVSLAALKKALAAGGYDVEKNNSRLKLAIKGLLTKGSLVHVKGTGASGSFKVSKKEAAGKEHKKPAAAKKKPAAAAKPKKPATARKPKAAKSPKKPKKPPSAAKKSPAKKAARKPAAAAAKKPKAAAKPKKAAKSPAKKAAKPKAAKSPAKQAAKPKKAAPKKK; from the coding sequence ATGGCAGAGACCGCCCCAGCAGCCGCCCCTCCCGCAGCGGAGCCCGCCGCCAAGAAGAAGCAGACAAAGAAGGCGGCAGCCGGAGGAGGAGCCAAGAAAGCCAGCAAGAAGCCTTCCGGCCCCGCCGTGTCCGAGCTCATCCTCAAGGCCGTGTCCGCCTCCAAAGAGCGCAGCGGGGTCTCCCTGGCCGCCCTGAAGAAggctctggctgccggaggctacGATGTGGAGAAGAATAACAGCCGCCTCAAGCTGGCCATCAAGGGCTTGCTGACAAAGGGCAGCCTCGTCCATGTCAAAGGCACCGGCGCCTCCGGATCCTTCAAGGTCAGCAAGAAGGAGGCAGCCGGCAAAGAGCACAAGAAGCCGGCGGCGGCCAAGAAGAAGCCAGCGGCTGCCGCCAAGCCTAAGAAGCCGGCTACTGCCAGGAAGCCCAAAGCCGCCAAGTCCCCGAAGAAGCCTAAGAAACCCCCCAGCGCAGCCAAGAAGAGCCCCGCTAAGAAGGCGGCCAGGAAACCGGCGGCAGCTGCTGCCAAAAAGCCCAAAGCTGCCGCTAAACCCAAGAAAGCCGCCAAGAGCCCCGCTAAGAAGGCAGCCAAGCCTAAGGCCGCCAAAAGCCCGGCAAAGCAGGCAGCAAAGCCCAAGAAGGCCGCTCCTAAGAAGAAATAA
- the LOC137534812 gene encoding histone H4 has product MSGRGKGGKGLGKGGAKRHRKVLRDNIQGITKPAIRRLARRGGVKRISGLIYEETRGVLKVFLENVIRDAVTYTEHAKRKTVTAMDVVYALKRQGRTLYGFGG; this is encoded by the coding sequence ATGTCTGGCCGAGGAAAGGGCGGCAAGGGACTCGGGAAAGGAGGCGCCAAGCGGCACCGGAAGGTGCTCCGGGATAACATCCAGGGCATCACTAAGCCCGCCATCCGTCGCCTGGCCCGCAGAGGGGGTGTCAAGCGCATCTCCGGCCTCATCTATGAGGAGACCCGCGGAGTGCTGAAGGTTTTCCTGGAGAACGTCATCCGGGACGCCGTCACCTACACCGAGCACGCCAAGAGGAAGACGGTCACCGCCATGGATGTGGTGTACGCCCTCAAGCGCCAGGGACGCACCCTCTACGGCTTCGGGGGCTAA
- the LOC137534805 gene encoding histone H2B 1.1 has translation MPEPAKSAPAPKKGSKKAVSKTQKKDGKKRRKTRKESYAIYVYKVLKQVHPDTGISSKAMSIMNSFVNDIFERIAGEASRLAHYNKRSTITSREIQTAVRLLLPGELAKHAVSEGTKAVTKYTSAK, from the coding sequence ATGCCTGAACCAGCCAAGTCCGCCCCGGCGCCCAAGAAGGGCTCTAAGAAAGCGGTGAGCAAGACTCAGAAGAAGGACGGCAAGAAGCGTAGGAAGACCAGGAAGGAGAGCTACGCCATCTACGTGtacaaggtgctgaagcaggtgcaCCCTGACACCGGCATCTCCTCCAAGGCCATGAGCATCATGAACTCCTTCGTCAATGACATCTTCGAGCGCATCGCCGGGGAAGCTTCCCGCCTGGCTCATTACAACAAGCGCTCCACCATCACCTCCCGGGAGATCCAGACCGCCGTCCGCCTGCTGCTGCCGGGAGAGCTGGCCAAGCACGCCGTGTCCGAGGGCACCAAGGCCGTCACCAAGTACACCAGCGCCAAGTAA
- the LOC137534807 gene encoding histone H2B 1.1-like, whose product MPEPAKSAPAPKKGSKKAVSKTQKKDGKKRRKTRKESYAIYVYKVLKQVHPDTGISSKAMSIMNSFVNDIFERIAGEASRLAHYNKRHTITSREIQTAVRLLLPGELAKHAVSEGTKAITKYTSAK is encoded by the coding sequence ATGCCTGAACCAGCCAAGTCCGCCCCGGCGCCCAAGAAGGGCTCTAAGAAAGCGGTGAGCAAGACTCAGAAGAAGGACGGCAAGAAGCGCAGGAAGACCAGGAAGGAGAGCTACGCCATCTACGTGtacaaggtgctgaagcaggtgcaCCCCGACACCGGCATCTCCTCCAAGGCCATGAGCATCATGAACTCCTTCGTCAATGACATCTTCGAGCGCATCGCCGGGGAAGCTTCCCGCCTGGCTCATTACAACAAGCGCCACACCATCACCTCCCGGGAGATCCAGACCGCCGTCCGGCTGCTGCTGCCGGGAGAGCTGGCCAAGCACGCCGTGTCCGAGGGCACCAAGGCCATCACCAAGTACACCAGCGCCAAGTAA